One Buteo buteo chromosome 4, bButBut1.hap1.1, whole genome shotgun sequence DNA segment encodes these proteins:
- the LOC142030552 gene encoding tetraspanin-7-like, with protein MTVLKLSLMAFSLVFWAAGLTVLIVGLWAEVSLGSYLALSATGCPSAPAVLLATGAAVLIWAFLGCFGAATEHRGLLRAYGAFLTAVLAAGLAAGLSALLYRRDVAQGFQEGLRRALLAYGEDEGTADALDALQRALSCCGVESYRDWLASPWGLRQNGSVPLSCCRARRGCQRRPPGARGLHRDGCFGKVSAFVSANMFYLATAALGLALLQLVGVVLACLLAARIPARLMGIDAPR; from the coding sequence ATGACCGTGCTGAAGCTGTCCCTCATGGCCTTCAGCTTGGTCTTCTGGGCGGCGGGGCTGACCGTGCTCATCGTCGGCCTCTGGGCCGAGGTGTCCCTGGGCAGCTACCTGGCGCTGTCGGCCACCGGCTGCCCCAGCGCCCCCGCCGTCCTCCTGGCCACCGGCGCCGCCGTCCTCATCTGGGCCTTCCTGGGCTGCTTCGGCGCCGCCACCGAGCACCGCGGCCTCCTGCGGGCCTACGGCGCCTTCCTGACCGCCGTGCTGGCGGCCGGGCTGGCGGCCGGGCTCTCGGCGCTCCTCTACCGCCGGGACGTCGCGCAGGGCTTCCAGGAGGGGCTGCGCCGGGCCCTGCTCGCCTACGGGGAGGATGAGGGGACGGCGGACGCCCTGGACGCCCTGCAGCGCGCCTTGTCCTGCTGCGGCGTGGAGAGCTACCGCGACTGGCTCGCCTCGCCCTGGGGGCTGCGGCAGAACGGCTCGGTGCCCCTCAGCTGCTGCCGGGCCCGACGGGGTTGccagcgccgcccgcccggcgcACGCGGCCTGCACCGCGACGGCTGCTTCGGCAAGGTGTCGGCCTTCGTCAGCGCCAACATGTTCTACCTCGCCACGGCGGCCCTGGGGCTGGCGCTGCTGCAGCTCGTCGGCGTGGTGCTGgcctgcctgctggctgcccGCATCCCTGCCCGCCTGATGGGCATCGACGCCCCTCGCTGa